One segment of Treponema pectinovorum DNA contains the following:
- the clpP gene encoding ATP-dependent Clp endopeptidase proteolytic subunit ClpP: MNERMNNLVPHVIERSGNGERVYDIFSRLLKERIIFVDGEIDDATADLIVAQILFLESENPDKDISMYINSPGGSVTAGLAIYDTMQYVRCDIQTICIGQACSMGALLLAGGTIGKRYSLPSSRIMIHQPSGGVRGQESDITVQAKELLRIKKLSINFLAEKTGKTYEQIAKDIERDFYMTATEAKEYGIVDKVMPKRINEKETV, translated from the coding sequence ATGAATGAAAGAATGAACAATTTAGTACCACATGTAATCGAACGCTCTGGAAATGGAGAAAGGGTTTACGATATTTTTTCTCGCCTTTTAAAAGAAAGAATTATTTTTGTAGACGGCGAAATCGATGATGCAACTGCCGACTTGATAGTGGCACAAATTTTATTTTTGGAATCCGAAAATCCTGACAAAGATATAAGCATGTATATCAATTCGCCTGGTGGAAGCGTTACAGCAGGGCTAGCAATCTATGACACTATGCAATACGTAAGGTGCGATATTCAAACAATCTGCATAGGACAAGCCTGCTCTATGGGTGCTTTGCTTTTGGCAGGCGGAACCATCGGAAAACGCTATTCACTTCCTTCAAGCAGAATTATGATTCATCAACCTTCTGGCGGAGTTAGAGGACAGGAAAGCGATATAACAGTTCAGGCAAAAGAGTTGTTGAGGATAAAAAAACTTTCTATAAACTTTCTTGCAGAAAAAACAGGAAAAACTTATGAACAGATTGCAAAGGATATTGAACGCGATTTTTATATGACCGCAACAGAAGCAAAAGAATATGGAATCGTAGATAAGGTTATGCCTAAAAGAATAAATGAGAAGGAGACAGTGTAA
- a CDS encoding glycoside hydrolase family 31 protein, translated as MILSHVNYKLDENKENVLTFKSKEISTKIKVFVLEEDIIRVFFCEDTLVMDKTWTVAPGMGDIPREGRDRFDLSPFSKPKFKTAGDDKTFTVETKLIKMVITLDGFKVSWFYKHNGKDVLVLKDRQTQAYNFNHFMGKGVYHFTQRSLNEKVYGLGEKSGNMDRTGREFKMMSIDPMGYDAQTSDPLYKHYPFYICHNEETNLSYGLFYDNLATSLFDMGKTIDNYHGPFRSYYAEDGELDYYFIAGPHIKDITPRFSWLTGKTLFMPKWSLGYSGSTMTYTDAPDAQVKLMDFIKECEENKIPCDSFQLSSGYTSINGKRYVFNWNYDKFPDPKAFAKSFHDRGVRLCANIKPALLVDHPLYKEVDSNKLFIKDSNNNVSEMAQFWDDLGSYVDFTNPQAFDWWKKQVTMQLLEYGIDSTWNDNNEFEIWDGDAKAAGFGKPVSVGLIRPVLTLLMMKASFEAQNEFESKKRPYLISRSGCPGMQRYVQTWSGDNRTDWKTIRFNNKMGSSLSLCGMYNIGHDIGGFAGLAPEPELFVRWVQNGSFTPRFTIHSWNDDKTVNVPWMYPEYTDLVKKAMLLRCKFIPHFYNLLYKAHAEYEPFVRPVFYNYENDPNTYAESDDFMVGNDLLVASVVNKGQYEREVYLPVEENGWVDYHTGLWYEGGQTVKISAPIEYNPLLVRGGAIIAVNDAEIDFTTKDTDKRGFLLYPALKGSGKTEYQLFEDDGITKDYESNCAFVNVKMKWSENSVDIEVSKQGKFALPYKTVALHLQNADKRTVTVNGKKVTPKDLQNIEL; from the coding sequence ATGATTTTAAGTCATGTTAATTATAAACTGGATGAAAACAAAGAAAATGTGCTCACTTTTAAAAGCAAAGAGATAAGTACAAAAATAAAAGTTTTTGTCTTAGAAGAAGATATTATCAGAGTATTTTTTTGTGAGGATACTTTGGTTATGGATAAAACTTGGACTGTGGCACCTGGAATGGGAGATATTCCACGCGAGGGGCGAGATAGGTTTGACCTTTCGCCTTTTTCAAAACCAAAATTTAAAACCGCTGGCGATGATAAGACTTTTACTGTAGAAACAAAACTTATCAAAATGGTGATTACACTCGACGGTTTTAAGGTGAGCTGGTTTTACAAGCATAACGGTAAAGATGTTCTTGTCCTAAAAGACAGACAGACGCAAGCGTATAACTTTAATCATTTTATGGGCAAGGGAGTTTATCATTTTACACAGCGCTCTTTAAACGAAAAGGTTTACGGGCTTGGCGAAAAATCTGGCAATATGGACAGAACGGGTAGAGAATTTAAAATGATGAGCATTGACCCTATGGGATACGATGCACAAACTTCCGATCCGCTGTACAAACATTATCCTTTTTATATCTGTCATAATGAAGAAACAAATCTTTCATACGGTTTGTTTTATGACAATTTAGCAACTTCACTCTTTGATATGGGAAAAACAATTGATAATTATCACGGTCCTTTCAGAAGCTATTATGCAGAAGATGGAGAACTTGATTATTACTTTATTGCAGGACCTCATATTAAAGATATTACGCCTAGATTTTCTTGGCTAACTGGAAAAACTCTCTTTATGCCAAAATGGAGTCTTGGATATTCAGGCTCTACAATGACGTACACAGACGCGCCAGATGCTCAGGTAAAATTGATGGATTTTATAAAAGAATGCGAAGAAAACAAAATTCCTTGCGATTCATTCCAGCTTTCTTCTGGTTATACATCTATAAACGGAAAGCGATACGTTTTTAACTGGAACTACGACAAATTTCCAGATCCAAAAGCGTTTGCAAAATCGTTTCACGATAGGGGAGTTCGTCTTTGCGCAAACATAAAACCTGCGTTGCTAGTTGATCATCCTTTGTATAAAGAAGTTGATTCAAATAAACTTTTTATAAAAGATAGCAATAACAATGTTAGCGAAATGGCGCAGTTCTGGGACGATTTGGGCTCTTATGTCGATTTTACAAATCCACAAGCGTTTGACTGGTGGAAAAAACAGGTTACGATGCAGCTTTTGGAATACGGAATCGACAGCACTTGGAACGACAACAATGAATTTGAAATTTGGGATGGAGATGCAAAAGCAGCAGGATTTGGTAAACCTGTAAGCGTTGGTTTAATTCGCCCGGTTTTAACACTGCTTATGATGAAGGCATCTTTTGAAGCTCAGAACGAATTTGAGTCTAAAAAACGCCCATATCTCATTTCTCGTTCAGGTTGCCCGGGAATGCAGCGTTATGTTCAAACCTGGTCTGGAGACAACAGAACAGACTGGAAGACGATTCGCTTTAACAACAAGATGGGGTCAAGTTTGAGCCTTTGCGGTATGTACAATATCGGGCACGACATAGGCGGTTTTGCAGGGCTCGCACCAGAACCAGAATTGTTTGTTCGCTGGGTGCAAAATGGTTCATTTACGCCTCGTTTTACAATTCATTCATGGAACGATGACAAAACCGTAAATGTGCCTTGGATGTATCCTGAATATACAGACCTCGTAAAAAAAGCAATGCTTCTAAGATGCAAGTTTATTCCACATTTCTACAATCTTTTGTATAAAGCTCATGCAGAGTATGAACCTTTCGTTCGGCCAGTTTTCTACAATTACGAAAACGATCCAAATACTTATGCAGAAAGCGATGACTTTATGGTTGGAAACGATTTGCTTGTCGCTTCGGTTGTAAATAAAGGTCAATACGAAAGAGAAGTTTATCTTCCTGTTGAAGAAAACGGCTGGGTCGACTATCACACAGGCTTGTGGTATGAAGGCGGACAGACTGTAAAAATTTCTGCTCCTATAGAATACAATCCTTTGCTCGTAAGAGGTGGAGCGATAATTGCAGTAAACGACGCAGAAATTGACTTTACAACAAAAGACACAGATAAGAGGGGCTTCCTTTTGTATCCTGCGTTAAAAGGCTCGGGAAAAACTGAATATCAGCTTTTTGAAGACGATGGAATCACCAAAGACTACGAAAGTAATTGTGCTTTTGTAAATGTTAAAATGAAATGGAGCGAAAACTCTGTTGACATTGAAGTTTCAAAACAAGGCAAATTTGCACTGCCGTACAAGACTGTTGCCCTCCATTTGCAAAATGCAGATAAGAGAACTGTAACTGTAAACGGCAAAAAAGTAACACCTAAAGATTTACAGAATATAGAACTGTAA
- a CDS encoding aminopeptidase — translation MADLIKSYKEFLNKGKTERECVVQLIDWAEKNGYKNIERVKKISVGDKVYFQKMNKAIALFQFGSSPLENGMNILGAHIDSPRLDVKQNPLYEKDFLVYLNTHYYGGIKKYQWVTLPLAIHGVICTKDGRTIDVKIGEEDDEPVFVISDILPHLAQKQMKELASDFIPGENLDLICGSESPSKENEKENAKKAILKILKDKYGIEEDDFASSELEVVPAGKARDLGLDKSMVLAYGQDDRACAFTSARAMLDSVVKNRTLCCLCVDKEEIGSVGATGMASHFFENAVAEIIERSQDVYSDLCLRRCLANSYMLSSDVNAAYDPMNAELFDKNNSSFLGGGIVFNKYTGSRGKSGASDANPEFIAKLRRVLDENKVIYQMAELGKVDQGGGGTIAYLAAKYGMEVLDAGVSVLSMHSPWEITNKFDLEQAYNAYKAFFTL, via the coding sequence ATGGCAGATTTAATCAAAAGTTATAAAGAATTTTTGAATAAAGGAAAAACTGAACGCGAATGTGTCGTTCAGCTTATAGATTGGGCAGAAAAAAATGGATACAAAAATATTGAACGCGTAAAAAAAATTAGTGTAGGGGACAAAGTTTATTTCCAGAAGATGAATAAGGCAATCGCTTTGTTTCAATTTGGCTCGTCTCCACTTGAAAATGGAATGAATATTCTTGGAGCGCACATAGATTCTCCTCGCCTTGATGTAAAGCAAAATCCTCTATATGAAAAAGATTTTTTGGTTTATCTGAATACCCATTATTACGGCGGAATAAAAAAATATCAGTGGGTAACGCTTCCGCTTGCAATTCACGGAGTTATTTGTACGAAAGACGGCAGGACTATCGATGTAAAAATCGGTGAAGAAGATGACGAGCCTGTTTTTGTCATTTCTGATATTTTGCCTCACCTTGCACAAAAGCAAATGAAAGAACTCGCTTCGGATTTTATTCCAGGCGAAAATCTCGATTTAATCTGTGGCTCTGAAAGTCCTTCTAAAGAAAATGAAAAAGAAAATGCTAAAAAAGCAATCTTAAAGATTTTAAAAGATAAATACGGAATCGAAGAAGATGATTTTGCTTCTAGCGAACTTGAAGTCGTTCCTGCTGGAAAGGCTAGGGATTTAGGTTTAGACAAGAGTATGGTTTTAGCTTATGGACAAGATGACAGAGCGTGTGCTTTTACTTCTGCAAGAGCAATGCTCGATTCTGTTGTAAAGAATAGAACTTTATGTTGCCTTTGTGTTGATAAAGAGGAAATAGGAAGCGTTGGGGCAACTGGTATGGCAAGTCATTTTTTTGAAAATGCAGTTGCAGAAATAATAGAACGCTCTCAAGATGTGTATTCAGATCTTTGTCTTAGAAGGTGCCTTGCAAATTCTTATATGCTTTCTAGCGATGTAAATGCTGCTTACGATCCGATGAATGCTGAACTTTTCGATAAAAACAATTCTTCGTTTTTAGGTGGCGGAATAGTTTTTAATAAATATACTGGGAGTAGGGGAAAAAGCGGAGCGAGCGATGCAAATCCTGAGTTTATAGCGAAACTTCGCAGGGTTTTGGATGAAAATAAAGTTATATATCAAATGGCAGAACTTGGAAAAGTTGATCAAGGTGGTGGCGGAACGATAGCCTATCTTGCAGCAAAATATGGAATGGAAGTTTTAGATGCAGGGGTTAGTGTTTTGAGCATGCATTCTCCTTGGGAAATTACCAATAAGTTTGATTTAGAACAGGCATATAATGCATACAAGGCTTTTTTTACGTTGTAG
- the tig gene encoding trigger factor produces the protein MKFTKEITKLEHSAAKLTVTVAKKDVEESYKTTLGKYVKQVQIPGFRKGHVPAAVLERKYGEQIKMEAASDLIDGVLNEIFQDEKDISSRPLPYVQPKMDEIPAFDTSKDFTFTVTYDVFPTVEVKDFNGISVKEAQVTIGDEEVAEELKGIQERNAVVIDKKEDEKAEKDNIVTLDIEEIDDDGKAVEGTKRSGFTFTIGTKENVYKIDDEIIGMKVNETKEITKKYPKTEEDKELAGKTKKYSVTIKQIKVRNLPALDDDLAQDVSEKYKTLADLKADILKNLNTAKDRKIKELKVNSLLEQLVEKNPIEIPASMLDAELAGRWNMMAQQFQTTPEELEKMILASGQKKEDMLTTWTGDAEKMLKSRIIVDSLMRSKNISVTPEEIEEAYKTLAETNGISIEEVKKHYADPRSKEYFIDDVKEQKLYDEIFKEVKVSKGEKTSFADLFKK, from the coding sequence GTGAAATTTACAAAAGAAATCACAAAACTTGAGCATTCAGCAGCAAAGTTGACGGTAACGGTTGCAAAAAAAGACGTAGAAGAAAGCTACAAAACGACACTTGGTAAGTATGTAAAACAGGTTCAAATTCCTGGTTTCCGCAAAGGTCATGTGCCAGCGGCTGTACTGGAACGCAAATACGGCGAACAGATTAAGATGGAGGCCGCAAGCGATCTCATTGACGGAGTACTTAACGAAATTTTTCAGGACGAAAAAGATATTTCATCTCGCCCTCTTCCTTATGTTCAGCCAAAAATGGACGAAATTCCAGCGTTTGATACTTCAAAAGATTTTACTTTCACAGTAACTTATGACGTTTTCCCAACTGTTGAAGTAAAAGATTTTAACGGAATTTCTGTAAAAGAAGCGCAGGTAACTATTGGCGATGAAGAAGTTGCAGAAGAATTAAAAGGCATTCAAGAACGCAATGCTGTCGTTATTGATAAAAAAGAAGATGAAAAAGCAGAAAAAGACAATATCGTAACTCTCGATATAGAAGAAATCGATGATGATGGAAAAGCTGTTGAAGGAACGAAGCGTTCAGGATTCACCTTTACAATTGGAACAAAAGAAAATGTTTATAAAATTGACGATGAAATCATCGGAATGAAAGTAAACGAAACCAAAGAAATCACAAAAAAATATCCAAAAACAGAAGAAGATAAAGAGCTAGCTGGAAAAACAAAAAAATACAGCGTAACTATAAAACAAATTAAAGTTAGAAATCTTCCTGCTTTGGACGATGATTTAGCACAGGATGTAAGTGAAAAATATAAAACTCTTGCAGATTTAAAAGCAGACATTCTTAAAAACTTGAACACTGCAAAAGACAGAAAAATCAAAGAATTAAAAGTTAATTCTCTCTTAGAACAACTTGTTGAAAAAAATCCTATCGAAATTCCTGCTTCAATGCTCGATGCAGAACTTGCAGGAAGATGGAATATGATGGCTCAGCAGTTCCAGACAACTCCAGAAGAACTTGAAAAAATGATACTCGCTTCTGGGCAGAAAAAAGAAGATATGCTTACAACTTGGACTGGCGATGCAGAAAAAATGCTCAAGAGCCGCATAATAGTGGACTCTCTCATGCGTTCAAAGAATATATCTGTAACTCCAGAAGAAATTGAAGAAGCATATAAAACTCTGGCAGAAACAAATGGAATCTCTATTGAAGAAGTTAAAAAACACTATGCGGATCCTCGCTCAAAAGAATACTTCATCGATGATGTAAAAGAGCAGAAACTGTATGACGAAATTTTTAAAGAAGTTAAGGTTTCAAAAGGAGAAAAAACTTCCTTTGCAGATCTCTTTAAGAAATAA
- a CDS encoding TRAP transporter large permease has product MALQASLVLFLCFFAMLVIGIPISIGIGLSALVTACVVVSPDIAIFTIAQKMVNGISSFSLLAVPLFVLSGNIMNNGGIARRLVNLAKLLAGRIPGSLAHTNVLGNMLFGALSGSAVAACAAIGGTMAPLEKEEGYDDSFAAAVNIASCATGMLIPPSGVLILYALTAGGVSISALFMAGYLPGILMGVAVMVVAFVYAKKKNYPVTPRVKFSEAVKIVLDSLPSLLLIVVVIGGIVFGAFTATEGAAVSVAYTLILSFIYKSITFKQFIQIILKTAHTTGIIMFLVAASSAMSWVMAYTGIPVAISNLIMSVSSNKYVIMLIMNITLLIVGTFMDLTPACLIFTPIFFPIAMQIGMDPVHFGIMLVFNLCIGIMTPPVGSVLFVGCGVGGVTIEKVLKPLIPFFIALIAVLLIITYIPAISLVLPKLIGLI; this is encoded by the coding sequence ATGGCACTTCAGGCATCGTTGGTTCTTTTCCTTTGTTTTTTTGCAATGCTCGTAATTGGTATTCCAATTTCTATAGGCATTGGTTTGTCGGCTTTAGTTACTGCTTGCGTAGTTGTATCTCCTGATATTGCAATTTTTACTATCGCTCAAAAGATGGTAAATGGTATTTCAAGTTTTTCACTTCTTGCTGTTCCTTTGTTTGTCCTTTCTGGAAATATAATGAATAACGGTGGAATCGCACGAAGGCTTGTTAATTTGGCAAAACTTTTGGCAGGTCGCATTCCAGGTTCTCTTGCTCACACAAATGTTCTTGGAAATATGCTTTTTGGTGCGTTGTCTGGCTCTGCTGTTGCTGCTTGTGCTGCAATTGGTGGTACAATGGCACCTCTTGAAAAAGAAGAAGGTTATGATGACTCTTTTGCTGCGGCTGTAAATATCGCTTCTTGTGCAACAGGTATGCTTATTCCTCCAAGTGGCGTATTGATTTTGTATGCTTTAACTGCTGGTGGAGTTTCAATTTCTGCTTTATTTATGGCAGGATATCTCCCTGGAATTCTTATGGGTGTTGCAGTCATGGTTGTTGCTTTCGTATATGCAAAAAAGAAGAACTACCCTGTAACTCCTAGAGTAAAATTTAGTGAAGCAGTAAAAATCGTTTTGGATTCACTTCCAAGCCTTTTGCTTATCGTAGTTGTTATCGGAGGAATCGTATTTGGTGCATTCACTGCTACAGAAGGTGCTGCAGTTTCTGTTGCTTACACACTCATTCTTTCTTTTATCTATAAAAGCATTACATTTAAGCAATTTATTCAGATAATTCTTAAGACAGCGCATACAACTGGTATTATCATGTTCTTGGTTGCTGCTTCTTCTGCAATGTCATGGGTTATGGCTTATACAGGAATTCCTGTTGCAATCAGCAATCTTATAATGTCTGTTTCAAGCAATAAGTATGTAATTATGTTAATTATGAATATTACACTTCTTATTGTTGGAACATTTATGGATTTAACACCTGCTTGTCTTATCTTCACTCCTATATTCTTCCCGATTGCAATGCAGATTGGCATGGATCCAGTTCATTTTGGTATTATGCTCGTATTCAACTTGTGTATCGGTATTATGACACCTCCAGTTGGTAGCGTATTGTTTGTAGGCTGTGGTGTAGGTGGAGTAACAATAGAAAAGGTATTAAAACCTCTTATTCCATTCTTTATTGCTTTGATTGCTGTATTGCTGATTATCACTTACATACCTGCGATTAGTCTTGTATTGCCAAAATTGATTGGGCTTATTTAA
- a CDS encoding HD domain-containing phosphohydrolase has product MNNKLKSFNLMSPAFKAFLVFFAISSIFLISVLIFLIFNSNEKLELSNLNQDFFSSDYEFYFTPSKKWDEKGILKTGAQYDCKFINKTNRTLKKWEFVLKLPKNSYVVSAWNGVFYMFNENLHIMPQEHNAEILPGQKLSFGFISHSQELIERVDFSMSFYRVFKPFTSSLFVFAFSFWILFLILALFTFYSTFKFLQLKQLLDQTFNTVVNIVDSFDEYTYSHSRNVAFYSAELAKRMKLKRKDVFFIYYVALVHDIGKVAIMRDMLHKKDSFTEEERQIMKAHTIAGGEILKDFISIPQIKDGALYHHERFDGSGYPRGLEGEEIPLFARIICVADSFDVMASKRAYKEKLSVSDIIEELKICSGTQFDPVIVKYMIDMVNDGVAPLK; this is encoded by the coding sequence GTGAATAATAAGTTAAAATCGTTTAATCTGATGAGTCCTGCATTCAAAGCTTTTTTAGTTTTCTTTGCAATTTCATCGATATTTTTAATTTCTGTGCTGATTTTTTTAATTTTTAATTCAAATGAGAAACTTGAACTTTCAAATTTAAATCAAGATTTTTTTTCCAGTGATTATGAATTTTATTTTACACCTTCAAAAAAATGGGATGAAAAGGGAATTTTAAAAACAGGAGCACAGTACGATTGTAAATTCATAAATAAAACAAACAGAACTCTAAAAAAATGGGAATTCGTTTTAAAATTGCCAAAAAATTCGTATGTTGTAAGCGCTTGGAATGGAGTTTTTTATATGTTCAACGAAAATCTGCATATAATGCCACAAGAGCATAATGCAGAAATCCTTCCTGGTCAAAAACTAAGTTTTGGCTTCATTAGCCATTCTCAAGAACTTATAGAACGTGTTGATTTTTCAATGTCGTTTTATCGCGTATTTAAACCTTTCACTTCTTCTTTGTTTGTTTTTGCTTTTTCTTTTTGGATTTTGTTTTTAATTTTAGCCCTGTTTACATTTTATAGCACATTTAAATTTTTGCAGTTAAAACAGCTTTTAGATCAAACTTTTAATACGGTTGTAAATATTGTCGATTCTTTTGATGAATACACCTACAGCCATTCGCGAAATGTTGCTTTTTATTCTGCCGAACTTGCCAAAAGGATGAAACTCAAGCGAAAAGATGTTTTTTTTATATATTATGTTGCCCTCGTTCACGATATTGGAAAAGTTGCCATAATGCGCGATATGCTTCATAAAAAGGATTCTTTTACAGAAGAAGAAAGGCAGATAATGAAGGCGCACACTATTGCTGGTGGCGAAATTTTAAAGGATTTCATTTCAATTCCGCAGATAAAAGATGGGGCGCTGTATCATCACGAAAGGTTTGATGGGAGTGGATATCCAAGAGGTTTAGAAGGAGAAGAAATTCCACTCTTTGCACGCATAATCTGTGTCGCCGATAGTTTTGATGTTATGGCATCTAAAAGGGCGTACAAAGAAAAATTATCCGTATCAGACATAATTGAAGAGTTAAAAATTTGTTCTGGCACACAATTTGACCCAGTAATCGTCAAATATATGATAGATATGGTCAACGATGGAGTCGCGCCGCTCAAATAA
- the clpX gene encoding ATP-dependent Clp protease ATP-binding subunit ClpX, with amino-acid sequence MMRGFRNDTRYCSFCGKPASETRPLVAGPENNIFICDKCIAVCQSILDEQKKELSPINMSDVSSPKEFKEYLDQYIIGQDYAKKALSVAVYNHYKRMSVQKKEASSLAENSKYSDVKIEKSNVLLIGPTGSGKTLLAKTLAQKLNVPFAIADATTLTEAGYVGEDVENVLLKLINAADGNIPAAERGIVFIDEIDKIGRKSENTSITRDVSGEGVQQALLKIIEGTVASVPPQGGRKHPNQEMLEIDTTNILFILGGAFVGIDKIIEQRIAGKSIGFGSNLSTMNETQMMELLNQCTPDDLVKFGLIPEIIGRMPITVALKELTKDDLKRILVEPKNSIVNQLKASFAIDDLELDFTDDALTQIADIAIKQKTGARGLRSICEKLLMDLMYEAPSIKGKKKLTITKDIVISNKLPELKTLLIESDKTA; translated from the coding sequence ATAATGAGAGGTTTTCGTAACGATACGCGATATTGTTCTTTTTGTGGTAAACCTGCCAGCGAGACGAGACCTCTTGTAGCAGGACCTGAAAATAACATATTCATCTGCGACAAATGCATAGCCGTTTGCCAAAGCATACTCGATGAACAAAAAAAGGAACTTTCGCCAATAAATATGAGCGATGTTTCTTCGCCAAAAGAATTTAAAGAGTATTTAGACCAATACATAATCGGTCAAGATTATGCAAAAAAAGCACTTTCCGTTGCTGTTTATAATCATTATAAAAGAATGTCCGTTCAAAAGAAGGAGGCATCATCGCTTGCAGAAAATTCAAAATATAGCGATGTAAAAATTGAAAAATCAAATGTCCTTCTGATTGGTCCAACAGGTAGTGGAAAAACTTTGCTTGCAAAAACGCTTGCTCAAAAACTCAATGTGCCGTTTGCAATAGCGGATGCTACAACTTTGACAGAAGCAGGTTATGTTGGCGAAGATGTTGAAAATGTGCTTTTAAAACTGATAAACGCAGCAGACGGAAATATTCCAGCGGCAGAAAGAGGAATAGTTTTCATCGACGAAATCGATAAAATCGGTCGCAAAAGCGAAAATACTTCCATAACGCGCGATGTCAGTGGTGAAGGTGTTCAACAGGCACTCTTAAAGATAATAGAAGGAACGGTTGCCTCTGTTCCGCCACAGGGGGGAAGAAAGCATCCAAACCAAGAGATGCTCGAAATTGACACGACAAACATCCTCTTTATACTCGGTGGTGCGTTTGTCGGAATCGACAAGATAATCGAACAAAGAATCGCTGGCAAGTCAATTGGGTTTGGAAGTAATCTAAGTACGATGAACGAAACTCAAATGATGGAGCTTTTGAACCAATGTACACCAGACGATCTCGTAAAATTCGGCCTTATCCCAGAAATTATAGGTCGTATGCCTATAACAGTTGCTCTAAAGGAACTTACAAAGGATGATTTGAAAAGAATACTTGTTGAGCCAAAAAATTCTATCGTAAATCAACTCAAAGCAAGCTTTGCAATTGATGACTTGGAACTTGATTTTACTGATGACGCTTTAACACAAATTGCGGATATAGCGATAAAACAAAAAACAGGGGCAAGGGGCTTGCGTTCAATCTGTGAAAAACTTCTGATGGATTTGATGTACGAAGCACCAAGCATAAAGGGAAAGAAAAAATTGACTATAACGAAAGATATAGTTATTTCAAACAAACTTCCTGAACTAAAAACACTTCTTATAGAAAGCGATAAAACAGCATAA
- a CDS encoding LacI family DNA-binding transcriptional regulator — MAYTINDLAKECNVSIATISRVLNNSPKVSPKTKEKILQAMKEHNYSPNSLARGMKKMNMNIIGVLISDIANPFFTDIVKSIEQIAQKNDYKIFLCSTQNDIEQERKQIELLKQKQVDGFILAGSRPVDDKNEAYLIELSKNYPVVLINSFIEGGDKLYSVMVDEKEAAENALDLLVQKGYKNIYFFGDPAWKTTQAKIQALNYICKKYNLYIDDNHFINCEYGYNSGIEGINKLLNLNPKFPLLLFCASDQIAVGAKKALSERSIKIPEQVSILGFSNTVISALVTPTITTVDQKMYSMGEQAAKLFIKICNNKKNLGQIKKKTLSEYNLIQRESTI; from the coding sequence ATGGCATATACAATAAATGATCTTGCAAAAGAATGTAATGTTTCAATCGCAACAATTTCGAGAGTGTTAAATAATAGTCCTAAAGTAAGTCCAAAAACAAAAGAAAAGATATTACAAGCAATGAAAGAACACAACTATTCTCCGAATTCTCTTGCTAGAGGCATGAAAAAGATGAATATGAATATAATTGGCGTTCTTATTTCCGACATTGCAAATCCTTTTTTTACGGACATCGTAAAATCTATTGAACAGATTGCTCAAAAAAATGATTATAAAATCTTTCTCTGCTCAACTCAAAATGATATTGAGCAAGAAAGAAAGCAGATTGAACTTCTAAAACAAAAACAGGTCGACGGTTTTATTTTGGCAGGAAGCCGTCCCGTTGACGATAAAAATGAAGCTTACCTTATTGAATTGAGCAAAAATTATCCTGTTGTGCTTATAAACAGTTTTATTGAAGGTGGCGATAAACTGTATTCGGTTATGGTTGATGAAAAAGAAGCAGCAGAAAACGCTTTGGATTTGCTCGTCCAAAAAGGATACAAAAACATCTATTTTTTTGGGGATCCTGCCTGGAAAACTACACAAGCAAAAATACAAGCCTTAAATTATATCTGCAAAAAATATAATCTCTATATTGATGATAATCATTTTATAAACTGCGAATACGGTTATAACAGCGGCATAGAAGGCATAAACAAACTATTGAATTTAAATCCAAAATTCCCACTTCTTTTGTTCTGTGCCTCTGATCAGATTGCCGTTGGTGCAAAAAAAGCGTTATCTGAGCGTTCAATAAAAATTCCTGAACAAGTCAGCATTTTAGGATTCAGTAATACTGTGATTTCGGCTTTGGTTACGCCTACAATTACAACAGTAGATCAAAAAATGTATTCTATGGGCGAACAGGCTGCAAAACTTTTTATAAAAATCTGCAATAACAAAAAAAATTTAGGTCAAATCAAAAAAAAGACTCTCTCCGAATACAATCTTATCCAGAGAGAGTCAACAATCTAA